The Burkholderia ubonensis genome has a window encoding:
- a CDS encoding amidase encodes MPVDPIVRLSASALASAIRRKDVSCVETMRAYLDHIERVNGAVNALISLRDRATLLAEAAEKDAALARGEYHGWLHGIPQAPKDLAMTKGIATTFGSPIFRNNVPQADSVGVARMRAAGAIFIGKTNTPEFGLGSHTFNDVYGATRNPYDLTKSAGGSSGGAAAALAARMLPVADGSDFGGSLRNPAAFCNVYGFRPSQGRVPRWPGVDVFVQQLGTEGPMGRTVGDVANLLAIQAGYDPHDPLSLAEDPAVFAQPLDADLRGKRVAWVGDWNGYLATEPGVLAQCETGLATLREIGCDVDAALPAFAPERLWGIWLAHRHFLSGGGLLAHYRDPARRALLKPEAIYEVEGLLALPAQAIFDASVERTAWHQTLLGFFERYDFIAAPAAQVFPFDVDARWPQQIAGRAMDTYHRWMETVMPWTLAGCPVISVPVGFNAAGLPMGMQLIGRPRADLAVLQLARGYEQAADWVGRRQPGWIAA; translated from the coding sequence ATTCCCGTCGATCCGATCGTGCGCCTGTCCGCGAGCGCGCTCGCGTCGGCGATCCGCCGCAAGGACGTGTCGTGCGTCGAGACGATGCGTGCATATCTCGATCACATCGAGCGGGTGAACGGTGCGGTGAACGCGCTGATTTCGCTGCGCGATCGCGCGACCTTGCTCGCCGAAGCCGCGGAAAAGGACGCGGCGCTGGCCCGTGGCGAATACCACGGCTGGCTGCACGGGATCCCGCAGGCGCCGAAGGATCTCGCGATGACGAAGGGCATCGCGACGACGTTCGGTTCGCCGATCTTCCGCAACAACGTGCCGCAGGCCGATTCCGTCGGCGTCGCGCGGATGCGCGCGGCCGGCGCGATCTTCATCGGCAAGACCAACACGCCGGAATTCGGTCTCGGCTCGCATACGTTCAACGACGTCTACGGCGCGACGCGCAATCCGTATGACCTGACGAAGAGCGCCGGCGGCAGCAGCGGCGGCGCGGCGGCCGCGCTGGCGGCGCGGATGCTGCCGGTCGCGGACGGCAGCGATTTCGGCGGCTCGCTGCGCAATCCGGCGGCGTTCTGCAACGTCTACGGCTTCCGGCCGTCGCAGGGCCGCGTGCCGCGCTGGCCGGGCGTCGACGTGTTCGTGCAGCAGCTCGGGACCGAAGGGCCGATGGGGCGCACCGTCGGCGACGTCGCGAACCTGCTCGCGATCCAGGCCGGCTACGACCCGCACGATCCGCTGTCGCTCGCGGAGGACCCGGCCGTGTTCGCGCAGCCGCTCGACGCGGACCTGCGCGGCAAGCGTGTCGCGTGGGTCGGCGACTGGAACGGCTATCTGGCGACCGAACCGGGCGTGCTCGCACAGTGCGAGACGGGGCTCGCGACGCTGCGCGAGATCGGCTGCGACGTCGACGCCGCGCTGCCGGCGTTCGCGCCGGAACGGCTGTGGGGGATCTGGCTCGCGCACCGGCACTTCCTGTCCGGCGGCGGGCTGCTCGCGCACTACCGCGATCCGGCGCGCCGCGCGCTGCTGAAGCCGGAGGCGATCTACGAGGTCGAAGGCTTGCTCGCGCTGCCGGCGCAGGCGATCTTCGACGCGAGCGTCGAGCGCACCGCGTGGCACCAGACGCTGCTCGGCTTCTTCGAGCGCTACGACTTCATTGCCGCGCCGGCCGCTCAGGTGTTCCCGTTCGACGTGGACGCGCGCTGGCCGCAGCAGATCGCGGGCCGCGCGATGGACACCTATCACCGCTGGATGGAAACGGTCATGCCGTGGACGCTCGCGGGCTGTCCGGTGATCAGCGTGCCGGTCGGCTTCAACGCGGCCGGGCTGCCGATGGGGATGCAGCTGATCGGCCGGCCGCGCGCGGACCTGGCGGTGCTGCAGCTCGCGCGCGGCTACGAGCAGGCGGCCGACTGGGTCGGCCGGCGGCAGCCGGGCTGGATCGCCGCGTAA
- a CDS encoding NAD-glutamate dehydrogenase, translated as MEAKNEEVVAHLLSDVVEFARERLPEATFRIVEPFLRHYYDFVDADDLQSRGIADLYGAAMAHWQTAQKFVPGSERLRVYNPILEQHGWHSDHTVIEIVNDDMPFLVDSVSMAVNRLGLALHSAMHPVFRIWRGKNGNIERADVGGLATDDGHSQLASFIHFEVDRCGDAAMLDSLRNDIARVLGDVRASVEDWPKIVDIARSTIKEMKARETSAEDIEARAFLEWMVADHFTFLGQRDYALVSHGAGFALRGVEGSGFGILREALRAPGTPDLTPLPPAAAEIIHGAWPIFLTKANSRATVHRPGYLDYVGVKLLGPDGKVCGERRFIGLYTSTAYMVSSSEIPIVRRKCANIVRRAGFLPKGHLGKTLVTVLETYPRDELFQADEDQLYDIALGVLRLQEHQRTRLFVRRDRFDRFVSCLVYVPRDKYTTDLRRRIARLLVDAFKGINVEFTPLLSESAIARIHFVVHAEPGTMPDVDTRELETRLIQVTRRWQDDLSDALLDAFGEEQGNRLLQRYADSFPAGYRDDYPARTAVRDIELIERVNGTERLAMNLYRPIEAEARAFRFKVYRSGEPIALSRSLPMLEHLGVRVDEERPYRIQAQGGAPAWVHDFGLEMADDTEFDIERVKGLFEDAFDRIWSGLIENDDFNRLVLRAHLSAREVTILRAYAKYLRQVGSTFSDAYIERALTGNPAIARQLVELFVVRFDPRIGSPRDAQAERLLKAIETALDQVPNLDEDRILRQFLGVINATERTNYYRHDADGEPKPYLSFKFDPAKVPGLPEPKPMFEIWVYSPRVEGVHLRGGRVARGGLRWSDRREDFRTEVLGLMKAQMVKNVVIVPVGSKGGFVVKNPPPPSDREAWMREGVACYQTFLRGLLDLTDNLAGNAVEPPPDVVRHDPDDPYLVVAADKGTATFSDYANAISHEYGFWLDDAFASGGSVGYDHKKMAITARGAWESVKRHFREMGVDTQTTDFTVVGVGDMSGDVFGNGMLLSPHIRLVAAFDHRHVFLDPNPDPAASFAERARLFALERSSWADYDSAAISTGGGVYPRTAKTIPLSAAVQAALGIDAAALAPNELIRAILQAPVDLLYNGGIGTYVKAARETNAQVGDRANDAVRVNGSDLRCKVVGEGGNLGFTQFGRIEFAQHGGRINTDAIDNSAGVDCSDHEVNIKILLGLVVTDGEMTEKQRNALLAEMTDEVGLLVLRDNYYQTQALSIAGRYTVELLDAEARLMRWLQRAGRLNRVIEFLPTDDDVAERQAAKLGLTSPERAVLLAYSKMWLYDALLESDVPEDPLVAGMLVDYFPKPLQQRFSEPMRRHPLRREILATHLTNALVNRVGCAFVHRLMEETDAQPGDIVRACIMARDVFDLDAVWRDIDALDNRVADDVQARMFVDVARLLERAALWFLRHLQAGAIGDGGVGELLARCRDAAERLAPQLPALLPAADLDALSERQRVLVDAGVDSALAVRVASGDISAALLDIAEVAATCNRSLELVAGVYFALGTQLNYGWISERAAALPTPTHWDMMARAAALADVARLKRALTTSALGEAAETATPEAIVDAWRARRDAALERYAHLLADLRATGGASLAVLLVIVREMAVLERA; from the coding sequence ATGGAAGCGAAGAACGAAGAAGTCGTCGCACACCTGCTCTCCGACGTCGTCGAATTCGCGCGCGAGCGCTTGCCCGAGGCGACGTTCCGGATCGTCGAACCCTTCCTCCGCCATTACTACGACTTCGTCGACGCCGACGACCTGCAAAGCCGCGGCATCGCCGATCTGTACGGTGCCGCGATGGCGCACTGGCAAACCGCCCAGAAATTCGTGCCCGGCAGCGAGCGGCTGCGCGTGTACAACCCGATCCTCGAACAGCACGGCTGGCACTCCGATCACACGGTGATCGAAATCGTCAACGACGACATGCCGTTCCTCGTCGATTCGGTGTCGATGGCCGTCAACCGCCTCGGCCTCGCGCTGCACTCGGCGATGCACCCCGTGTTCCGGATCTGGCGCGGCAAGAACGGCAATATCGAGCGCGCCGACGTGGGCGGCCTCGCGACCGACGACGGGCACTCGCAGCTCGCGTCGTTCATTCATTTCGAGGTCGACCGGTGCGGCGACGCGGCGATGCTCGACTCGCTGCGCAACGACATCGCACGCGTGCTCGGCGACGTGCGCGCGTCGGTCGAGGACTGGCCGAAGATCGTCGACATCGCGCGCAGCACGATCAAGGAGATGAAGGCGCGCGAGACGAGCGCCGAAGACATCGAGGCGCGCGCGTTCCTCGAATGGATGGTGGCCGACCATTTCACGTTCCTCGGGCAGCGCGACTACGCGCTCGTGTCGCACGGCGCCGGCTTCGCGCTGCGCGGCGTCGAAGGCTCGGGCTTCGGCATCCTGCGCGAAGCGCTGCGCGCGCCCGGCACGCCGGACCTGACGCCGCTGCCGCCCGCCGCGGCGGAAATCATCCACGGCGCCTGGCCGATCTTCCTGACCAAGGCGAACTCGCGCGCGACCGTGCACCGCCCCGGCTATCTCGACTACGTCGGCGTCAAGCTGCTCGGCCCCGACGGCAAGGTCTGCGGCGAGCGGCGCTTCATCGGGCTCTACACGTCGACCGCGTACATGGTGTCCAGCTCGGAAATCCCGATCGTGCGGCGCAAGTGCGCGAACATCGTGCGGCGCGCAGGCTTTCTGCCGAAAGGCCATCTCGGCAAGACGCTCGTGACGGTGCTCGAAACCTATCCGCGCGACGAGCTGTTCCAGGCCGACGAAGACCAGCTTTACGACATCGCGCTCGGCGTGCTGCGGCTGCAGGAGCATCAGCGCACGCGCCTGTTCGTGCGACGCGACCGCTTCGACCGCTTCGTGTCGTGCCTCGTGTACGTGCCGCGCGACAAGTACACCACCGACCTGCGCCGGCGCATCGCGCGGCTGCTCGTCGACGCGTTCAAGGGCATCAACGTCGAATTCACGCCGCTGCTGTCGGAATCCGCGATCGCGCGGATTCACTTCGTCGTGCACGCGGAACCGGGCACGATGCCCGACGTCGATACACGCGAGCTCGAAACGCGCCTCATCCAGGTCACGCGCCGCTGGCAGGACGACCTGTCGGACGCGCTGCTCGACGCGTTCGGCGAGGAGCAAGGCAACCGCCTGCTGCAGCGCTATGCCGATTCGTTCCCGGCCGGCTACCGCGACGACTATCCGGCGCGCACCGCGGTGCGCGACATCGAACTGATCGAGCGCGTGAACGGCACCGAGCGCCTCGCGATGAACCTGTACCGGCCGATCGAGGCCGAAGCGCGCGCGTTCCGCTTCAAGGTCTACCGCTCCGGCGAGCCGATCGCGCTGTCGCGCAGCCTGCCGATGCTCGAACACCTCGGCGTGCGCGTCGACGAGGAACGGCCGTACCGGATCCAGGCGCAGGGTGGCGCGCCCGCGTGGGTGCACGATTTCGGCCTCGAAATGGCGGACGACACCGAGTTCGACATCGAGCGCGTGAAGGGGCTGTTCGAGGACGCGTTCGACCGGATCTGGAGCGGCCTGATCGAGAACGACGATTTCAACCGGCTCGTGCTGCGCGCGCACCTGAGCGCGCGCGAAGTCACGATCCTGCGCGCGTATGCGAAGTACCTGCGGCAGGTCGGCTCGACGTTCAGCGATGCGTACATCGAGCGCGCGCTGACCGGCAATCCGGCGATCGCGCGGCAGCTCGTCGAGCTGTTCGTCGTGCGTTTCGATCCGCGCATCGGCAGCCCGCGCGACGCGCAGGCCGAGCGGCTGCTGAAGGCGATCGAGACCGCGCTCGACCAGGTGCCGAATCTCGACGAGGACCGGATCCTGCGCCAGTTCCTCGGCGTGATCAACGCGACCGAGCGCACCAACTACTACCGGCACGACGCCGACGGCGAGCCCAAGCCGTACCTGTCGTTCAAGTTCGATCCGGCGAAAGTGCCCGGCCTGCCCGAGCCGAAGCCGATGTTCGAGATCTGGGTGTATTCGCCGCGCGTCGAGGGCGTGCACCTGCGCGGCGGGCGCGTCGCGCGCGGCGGCCTGCGCTGGTCCGACCGCCGCGAGGATTTCCGCACCGAGGTGCTCGGCCTGATGAAGGCGCAGATGGTGAAGAACGTCGTGATCGTGCCGGTCGGCTCGAAAGGCGGCTTCGTCGTGAAGAACCCGCCGCCGCCGAGCGACCGCGAGGCGTGGATGCGCGAAGGCGTCGCGTGCTACCAGACGTTCCTGCGCGGCCTGCTCGACCTGACCGACAACCTCGCCGGCAATGCGGTCGAGCCGCCGCCCGACGTCGTGCGGCACGATCCCGACGATCCGTATCTCGTCGTCGCGGCCGACAAGGGCACGGCCACCTTCTCCGACTACGCGAACGCGATCTCGCACGAATACGGCTTCTGGCTCGACGATGCATTCGCGTCGGGCGGCTCGGTCGGCTACGACCACAAGAAGATGGCGATCACCGCGCGCGGCGCGTGGGAGTCGGTCAAGCGGCATTTCCGCGAGATGGGCGTCGACACGCAGACGACCGACTTCACGGTGGTCGGCGTCGGCGACATGTCGGGCGACGTGTTCGGCAACGGCATGCTGCTGTCGCCGCACATCCGGCTCGTCGCGGCGTTCGACCACCGGCACGTGTTCCTCGACCCGAACCCCGATCCGGCCGCGAGCTTCGCGGAGCGCGCGCGGCTGTTCGCGCTCGAGCGTTCGAGCTGGGCCGACTATGATTCGGCGGCAATCTCCACGGGCGGCGGCGTCTATCCGCGCACCGCGAAGACGATCCCGCTGTCCGCCGCGGTGCAGGCCGCGCTCGGCATCGACGCGGCCGCGCTCGCGCCGAACGAGCTGATCCGCGCGATCCTGCAGGCGCCGGTCGACCTGCTGTACAACGGCGGGATCGGCACCTACGTGAAGGCGGCCCGCGAGACCAACGCGCAGGTCGGCGACCGCGCGAACGACGCGGTGCGCGTGAACGGCTCGGACCTGCGCTGCAAAGTCGTCGGCGAAGGCGGCAACCTCGGCTTCACGCAGTTCGGGCGCATCGAGTTCGCGCAGCATGGCGGACGCATCAACACCGACGCGATCGACAACTCGGCCGGCGTCGACTGTTCGGATCACGAAGTCAACATCAAGATCCTGCTCGGGCTGGTCGTCACCGACGGCGAGATGACCGAAAAGCAGCGCAACGCGCTGCTCGCCGAAATGACCGACGAGGTCGGGCTGCTCGTGCTGCGCGACAACTACTACCAGACCCAGGCGCTGTCGATCGCGGGCCGCTATACGGTCGAGCTGCTCGATGCCGAGGCGCGCCTGATGCGCTGGCTCCAACGCGCGGGGCGCCTGAACCGCGTGATCGAGTTCCTGCCGACCGACGACGACGTCGCCGAGCGCCAGGCCGCGAAGCTCGGCCTCACGTCGCCGGAGCGCGCGGTGCTGCTCGCGTACAGCAAGATGTGGCTGTACGACGCGCTGCTCGAATCCGACGTGCCGGAAGACCCGCTGGTCGCCGGCATGCTGGTCGACTATTTCCCGAAGCCGCTGCAGCAGCGCTTCAGCGAACCGATGCGCCGCCATCCGCTGCGCCGCGAGATCCTCGCGACCCACCTGACGAACGCGCTCGTCAACCGGGTCGGCTGCGCGTTCGTGCACCGTCTGATGGAGGAAACCGACGCGCAACCCGGCGACATCGTGCGCGCGTGCATCATGGCGCGCGACGTGTTCGATCTCGACGCGGTCTGGCGCGACATCGATGCGCTCGACAACCGCGTTGCCGACGACGTGCAGGCGCGCATGTTCGTCGACGTCGCGCGGCTGCTCGAACGCGCGGCGCTGTGGTTCCTGCGGCACCTGCAGGCGGGCGCGATCGGCGACGGCGGCGTCGGCGAACTGCTCGCGCGCTGCCGCGACGCCGCCGAGCGGCTGGCGCCGCAACTGCCGGCGCTGCTGCCGGCGGCCGATCTCGACGCGCTGTCCGAGCGGCAGCGCGTGCTGGTCGACGCGGGCGTCGACAGCGCGCTCGCGGTGCGCGTCGCGAGCGGCGACATCTCGGCTGCGCTGCTCGACATCGCCGAGGTGGCCGCGACCTGCAACCGCAGCCTGGAGCTCGTCGCGGGCGTGTACTTCGCGCTCGGCACGCAGCTCAACTACGGCTGGATCAGCGAGCGCGCGGCGGCGCTGCCGACGCCCACGCACTGGGACATGATGGCGCGCGCGGCGGCGCTCGCGGACGTCGCGCGCCTCAAGCGCGCGCTGACGACGAGCGCGCTCGGCGAAGCCGCCGAAACGGCGACGCCGGAGGCGATCGTCGACGCGTGGCGCGCACGGCGCGACGCCGCGCTCGAGCGCTATGCGCATCTGCTCGCCGACCTGCGCGCGACGGGCGGCGCGAGCCTCGCCGTGCTGCTCGTGATCGTGCGGGAGATGGCGGTGCTCGAACGCGCGTGA
- a CDS encoding class I SAM-dependent methyltransferase, with the protein MSDAKAAPDSTAARVALWRALHVELDAPPHVLADEIGLRLLAPAPGWQQRGDMDPQFTRPFRASIVARARFIEDLVVEQAAQGVSQYVLLGAGLDTFAQRRPEMASRVTVFEVDPPAPQAWKRRRLVELGFGVPEWLHLVPVDFEAKQSWRDALVRAGFDAGKPAVVVSTGVSMYLTREANAAALREVASLARGTTLAMTFLLPLEHADPDVRPGLEMAEQGARASGTPFISFFMPDEIRALATAAGFARAEHVSADALARRYFAGRADGLRPPNNAEELLVATV; encoded by the coding sequence ATGAGCGATGCGAAAGCAGCACCCGACAGCACCGCCGCGCGCGTCGCGCTGTGGCGCGCGCTGCACGTCGAGCTCGACGCGCCGCCGCACGTGCTCGCCGACGAAATCGGCTTGCGCCTGCTCGCGCCGGCGCCCGGCTGGCAGCAGCGCGGCGACATGGACCCGCAGTTCACGCGGCCGTTTCGCGCGTCGATCGTCGCGCGGGCGCGCTTCATCGAAGACCTCGTCGTCGAGCAGGCCGCGCAGGGCGTGAGCCAGTACGTGCTGCTCGGCGCGGGCCTCGACACCTTCGCGCAGCGCCGGCCGGAGATGGCGTCGCGCGTGACCGTCTTCGAAGTCGATCCGCCCGCGCCGCAAGCGTGGAAGCGCCGCCGGCTCGTCGAGCTCGGTTTCGGCGTGCCGGAATGGCTGCATCTCGTGCCGGTCGATTTCGAGGCGAAGCAGTCGTGGCGCGACGCGCTGGTGCGCGCCGGTTTCGACGCGGGCAAGCCGGCGGTCGTGGTGTCCACCGGCGTCAGCATGTACCTGACGCGCGAAGCGAACGCGGCGGCGTTGCGCGAAGTCGCGTCGCTCGCGCGCGGCACGACGCTCGCGATGACGTTCCTGCTGCCGCTCGAGCATGCGGACCCGGACGTGCGGCCGGGGCTCGAGATGGCCGAGCAGGGCGCGCGCGCGAGCGGCACGCCGTTCATCAGCTTCTTCATGCCGGACGAAATCCGTGCGCTCGCGACGGCCGCCGGCTTCGCGCGCGCCGAGCACGTGTCGGCCGACGCGCTCGCGCGCCGCTATTTCGCCGGCCGTGCCGACGGCCTGCGGCCGCCGAACAACGCCGAAGAGCTGCTCGTCGCGACGGTCTGA
- a CDS encoding urea transporter codes for MPTAHSASPSIDLRILLRSLGQIVLQAHALTGALLLAALALTDARLACAALLGAAVANLTAALSGAAHCDVEQGRHGFNGALAALAAVSFAPAPLAALALALAPSAALGAALVQRALRRPLEKWRQCPYSSPCLAVTALWLPFVAVQHPIDAATSATLTPASIACALSSGIAQAAFAQGAWAGALIVAGLAAASRRAAAFALGGAAVSSALLIALGASGAAFDAGQLGVNGALAALALMPRGTRTALAAAALAALLQWLAMRVGLVALTAPFALASWVTVAVARRFPLGETDVVIRSPS; via the coding sequence ATGCCTACCGCCCATTCAGCCAGCCCGTCGATCGACCTGCGCATCCTGCTGCGCAGCCTCGGGCAGATCGTGCTGCAGGCGCACGCGCTGACGGGCGCGCTGCTGCTCGCCGCGCTGGCGCTCACCGACGCGCGGCTCGCGTGCGCGGCGCTGCTCGGCGCGGCCGTCGCGAACCTGACGGCGGCGCTGAGCGGCGCCGCGCATTGCGACGTCGAACAGGGCCGGCACGGCTTCAACGGCGCGCTCGCCGCGCTGGCCGCCGTTTCGTTTGCGCCTGCTCCGCTCGCGGCGCTCGCGCTCGCGCTCGCGCCGTCGGCCGCGCTCGGCGCAGCGCTCGTGCAGCGCGCGCTGCGCCGGCCGCTCGAAAAGTGGCGCCAGTGCCCGTATTCGAGCCCGTGCCTTGCCGTCACCGCGCTGTGGCTGCCGTTTGTCGCGGTGCAACACCCGATCGACGCCGCGACGAGCGCGACGCTGACGCCTGCGTCGATCGCGTGCGCACTGTCGTCCGGTATCGCGCAGGCCGCCTTCGCGCAAGGCGCATGGGCCGGCGCGCTGATCGTCGCCGGGCTCGCCGCCGCGTCGCGCCGCGCGGCCGCGTTCGCGCTCGGCGGCGCGGCCGTGTCGTCCGCGCTGCTGATCGCGCTCGGCGCCAGCGGCGCGGCGTTCGACGCCGGCCAGCTCGGCGTCAACGGCGCGCTCGCCGCGCTTGCGCTGATGCCGCGCGGCACCCGCACGGCGCTCGCCGCAGCCGCGCTCGCCGCGTTGCTCCAGTGGCTCGCGATGCGTGTGGGCCTCGTCGCGCTCACCGCGCCGTTCGCGCTCGCATCGTGGGTCACGGTGGCCGTCGCGCGGCGCTTCCCCCTCGGAGAAACCGATGTCGTCATTCGCTCACCGTCCTGA
- a CDS encoding arylamine N-acetyltransferase family protein has product MTDSFDLSRYFTRIGYDGPVAPTLDVLRRVHLLHPQAIPFENLNPLTGARVALDLPAIVDKLVERRRGGYCFELNKLFYTVLTHIGFRVTPLIARVRWMRAPEDVTAQTHMLLRVDLDDAAWFADIGFGTATLTAPLRHLPGERQLTPHGAFRVVDAPVAGELDMQCETPDGWQTTYRFSLKRAEWIDYESASWFTSTYPDSLFVNDLIACRVLPTGRAALFNTVLTLRDAAGAGRTVTFDDAAAWSACLRDTIGIDTTGFDLDALFARVAARAGNI; this is encoded by the coding sequence ATGACTGACTCGTTCGACCTCTCACGCTATTTCACCCGCATCGGCTACGACGGCCCCGTCGCGCCGACCCTCGACGTGCTGCGCCGCGTCCACCTGCTGCATCCGCAGGCGATCCCGTTCGAAAACCTCAATCCGCTGACCGGCGCGCGCGTCGCGCTCGACTTGCCCGCAATCGTCGACAAGCTGGTCGAGCGGCGGCGCGGCGGCTACTGCTTCGAACTGAACAAGCTGTTCTACACCGTGCTCACGCACATCGGCTTTCGCGTCACGCCGCTGATTGCGCGCGTGCGCTGGATGCGGGCGCCGGAAGACGTCACCGCGCAGACGCACATGCTGCTGCGCGTCGATCTCGACGATGCCGCGTGGTTCGCGGACATCGGCTTCGGCACGGCGACGCTGACCGCGCCGCTGCGTCATCTGCCGGGCGAGCGCCAGCTGACGCCGCACGGCGCGTTCCGCGTCGTCGACGCGCCGGTCGCGGGCGAGCTCGACATGCAGTGCGAGACGCCGGACGGCTGGCAGACGACCTACAGGTTCTCGCTGAAGCGGGCCGAATGGATCGATTACGAGAGCGCGAGCTGGTTCACGTCGACGTATCCCGATTCGCTGTTCGTCAACGACCTGATCGCTTGCCGCGTGCTGCCGACCGGCCGCGCGGCGCTGTTCAACACCGTGCTGACGCTGCGCGACGCGGCCGGCGCCGGGCGCACCGTCACGTTCGACGACGCGGCTGCGTGGAGCGCGTGCCTGCGCGACACGATCGGGATCGACACGACGGGCTTCGATCTCGACGCGCTGTTCGCGCGGGTTGCCGCGCGGGCCGGCAACATCTGA